A single region of the Thermoplasmata archaeon genome encodes:
- a CDS encoding thymidylate kinase translates to MTWYAVDGMDGSGKTTSSDFIREQLISEGRKVLEITHPNSETSFGRTAAKYLLKEGKGAVMISTLYYILDVLHSLRIKRKHGKEYDDIIFVRYSLAAAYMPEKLCKPIYKLIEFVLPVPDVKIYVDVEPKIALDRILARGEALETFETEESLEKTRRRMKLITDSWITIDNSGTPEETHEQTRKILEKVRSESDA, encoded by the coding sequence ACCTGGTATGCTGTTGACGGAATGGATGGTTCGGGGAAGACAACCTCATCCGATTTCATCCGCGAACAGCTGATATCAGAGGGAAGGAAGGTCTTGGAGATCACGCACCCCAATTCGGAGACGTCCTTCGGCAGGACTGCAGCGAAGTACCTATTGAAGGAAGGCAAAGGCGCAGTGATGATCTCCACGCTCTACTACATCCTTGATGTGCTCCATTCCCTGAGGATCAAAAGGAAGCACGGCAAGGAGTATGACGACATCATCTTCGTAAGGTACAGTCTGGCAGCGGCATATATGCCTGAGAAGCTGTGCAAGCCCATTTACAAGCTTATCGAGTTCGTACTTCCGGTCCCCGACGTCAAGATCTACGTCGATGTGGAACCCAAGATCGCATTGGATAGGATTCTGGCAAGAGGAGAGGCTCTCGAGACCTTCGAGACCGAGGAGAGTCTGGAGAAGACCCGCCGCAGGATGAAGCTCATAACGGACTCATGGATAACTATAGACAATTCGGGCACCCCTGAGGAGACGCATGAACAGACCAGGAAGATCCTTGAAAAGGTGAGGAGCGAGTCCGATGCATGA